The following are encoded together in the Equus quagga isolate Etosha38 chromosome 15, UCLA_HA_Equagga_1.0, whole genome shotgun sequence genome:
- the LOC124226569 gene encoding melanoma antigen preferentially expressed in tumors-like, with amino-acid sequence MWPKRSQQVHFQDSFRSRFFRMGVQAPRRLLELAGQSLLKNEALAIAALEELPMELFPPLFTAVFTGRHSKILKAMVQAWPFRCLPLGALMKEQQPHQETFQAALDGLDVLLAQEVRPRRWKLQVLDLREKVHQDFWTVWSGTRAGICSFLEPEAVQPMRKRRKVDGLRVGPKPPSAPVEVLIDLCLKEGTPDASLAYVIKKVKQGRGLVHLCCKRLKIFAVPMQNIKNILKMVQLDSIQDLEVNCTWNLSTLGQFAPYLGQMGSLRRLLLSHIRMSSHTTPTKEEQGVSQFTSQFLSLHHLRELYLDSISFLKDRLDQFLRCLKTPLETLSITNCLLSELDLTRLSQCPNISQLKHLDLSGVTLSCISPESLQVLIERTSATLQDLDLDECGIMDSHFTAILPALGRCSQLTILSFSGNPISMAVLENLLRHTIGLSKLSHVLYPAPLESYEVDYGTLHLGRLAYLHARLKQMLQELGRPNMDWFSANPCPHCGDRTFYDPEPIPCPCYLPA; translated from the exons ATGTGGCCGAAACGCTCCCAACAAGTACACTTTCag GACTCATTTCGGAGCAGATTCTTCAGGATGGGCGTCCAAGCCCCGCGAAGACTCCTGGAACTGGCAGGTCAGAGCCTGCTGAAGAACGAAGCCTTGGCCATCGCCGCTCTGGAGGAGCTGCCCATGGAGCTCTTTCCGCCACTGTTCACGGCCGTCTTTACCGGGAGACACAGCAAGATCCTGAAGGCGATGGTGCAGGCCTGGCCCTTCCGCTGCCTGCCGCTGGGAGCCCTGATGAAGGAGCAGCAGCCTCACCAGGAGACCTTCCAAGCTGCACTAGATGGACTCGATGTCCTGCTTGCCCAGGAGGTTCGCCCCAG GAGATGGAAACTGCAAGTGCTGGACTTACGGGAGAAGGTTCACCAGGACTTCTGGACCGTGTGGTCTGGAACTAGGGCCGGTATATGCTCCTTCTTGGAGCCAGAGGCAGTCCAACCCATGAGGAAGAGGCGAAAAGTGGATGGTTTAAGGGTGGGGCCGAAGCCGCCCTCAGCTCCTGTGGAGGTGCTCATAGACCTTTGCCTCAAGGAGGGCACCCCTGACGCGTCCCTCGCCTACGTCATTAAGAAAGTCAAGCAGGGCAGAGGTTTAGTACATCTGTGCTGTAAGAGGCTGAAGATTTTTGCAGTGCCGATGCAGAATATTAAGAATATCCTGAAAATGGTGCAGCTGGACTCTATACAGGATTTGGAAGTGAATTGCACTTGGAACCTGTCCACCCTGGGGCAGTTTGCTCCTTACCTGGGCCAGATGGGCAGTCTGCGCAGGCTGCTTCTGTCCCACATCCGCATGTCTTCCCACACTACCCCGACGAAGGAGGAGCAAGGTGTCAGCCAGTTCACTTCCCAGTTCCTCAGTCTGCACCACCTCCGGGAGCTCTATTTGGACTCTATCTCCTTCCTCAAAGACCGCCTGGACCAGTTTCTCAG GTGCCTGAAGACCCCCTTAGAGACCCTGTCAATAACTAACTGCCTGCTTTCGGAATTAGACTTGACCCGTCTGTCCCAGTGCCCGAACATCAGTCAGCTGAAGCACCTGGATCTCAGCGGGGTCACCCTGAGCTGTATAAGTCCTGAGTCCCTCCAAGTTCTGATAGAGAGAACCTCTGCCACCCTCCAGGACCTGGACTTAGATGAGTGTGGGATCATGGACTCCCACTTCACTGCCatcctgcctgccctgggtcgCTGCTCCCAGCTTACCATCCTCAGCTTCAGTGGAAACCCCATCTCCATGGCCGTCCTAGAGAACCTGCTGCGCCACACCATCGGGCTGAGCAAGCTGAGCCACGTGCTGTATCCCGCCCCCCTGGAGAGTTATGAGGTCGACTACGGCACCCTCCACCTGGGCAGACTGGCCTATCTGCACGCCAGGCTGAAGCAGATGTTGCAGGAGTTGGGGCGGCCTAACATGGACTGGTTCAGTGCCAACCCCTGTCCTCACTGTGGCGACAGGACCTTCTATGACCCGGAGCCCATCCCGTGCCCCTGTTACCTGCCTGCCTAG